One Deltaproteobacteria bacterium genomic region harbors:
- a CDS encoding GMC family oxidoreductase, producing MGMPAERLVPPEHRIEYPNVTVGAALDGDRELAADAIVVGSGAGGATAAARLRDAGLDVLVLEEGGLHRTETFSTDPATMIQRLYRDAGTTMIFGKPGIIFAEGKCVGGSTVINGGMSWRTPERVLDHWERSLGLDATGPRAMEPYFAEAERILHTEPNHEDTFGGNTRLFLDGAHRLGWPVARAPRNMRRCVGLNNCALGCPTGAKQAMHVTEIPRALAAGAALVTHARVDRVLFRGARATGVRGRFVGEDGRRRGRFHAYAPLVVLAAGARHTPGILKRSWLRARAIGRGLHTHPNAKVVGVFDERLDPWIGTHQAFHIHHFLAEGVLIGYAAVPPGLLAAGLPGLGEEHARRMRAYNHMLTAAALIEDEGEGRVILGPDRQPYMFFDLSGRDLETTHRGVALTAELLFAAGARRVLLPFADLPELSGPDQLRRIHERPRVAAGIELMTVHIMGTARMASDPRRGATDASGRVWGTEGLVVADASLLPSSIGVNPQETIVATALRNADRWVEGRRAVAG from the coding sequence ATGGGCATGCCGGCTGAGCGGCTGGTCCCGCCCGAGCACCGGATCGAGTACCCGAACGTCACCGTCGGCGCGGCGCTGGACGGCGACCGCGAGCTGGCCGCCGATGCGATCGTCGTCGGCAGCGGCGCGGGCGGCGCCACGGCGGCCGCGCGCCTCCGCGACGCCGGCCTCGACGTGCTGGTCCTCGAGGAGGGCGGGCTGCACCGCACCGAGACGTTCTCGACCGATCCCGCGACGATGATCCAGCGCCTCTACCGCGACGCCGGCACGACGATGATCTTCGGCAAGCCCGGCATCATCTTCGCCGAGGGGAAATGCGTCGGCGGCTCGACCGTCATCAACGGGGGCATGAGCTGGCGCACGCCCGAGCGGGTGCTCGACCACTGGGAGCGGAGCCTCGGGCTCGACGCGACCGGACCGCGCGCCATGGAGCCGTACTTCGCCGAGGCCGAGCGCATCCTGCACACCGAGCCGAACCACGAGGACACCTTCGGCGGCAACACCCGCCTCTTCCTGGACGGGGCGCATCGCCTCGGCTGGCCGGTGGCGCGGGCGCCGCGCAACATGCGGCGCTGCGTCGGGCTCAACAATTGTGCGTTGGGCTGTCCTACCGGCGCTAAGCAAGCGATGCACGTGACCGAGATCCCGCGCGCCCTCGCCGCCGGGGCCGCGCTCGTGACCCACGCGCGCGTCGACCGCGTGCTCTTTCGCGGCGCGCGCGCGACCGGCGTGCGCGGCCGCTTCGTCGGCGAGGACGGCCGGCGTCGAGGGCGCTTTCATGCCTACGCCCCGCTCGTCGTGCTGGCAGCCGGGGCGCGCCACACGCCCGGCATCCTCAAGCGCAGCTGGCTCCGCGCGCGTGCCATCGGCCGCGGGCTCCACACGCACCCGAACGCCAAGGTGGTCGGCGTCTTCGACGAGCGCCTCGACCCGTGGATCGGGACGCACCAGGCCTTCCACATCCACCACTTCCTCGCCGAGGGCGTGCTCATCGGGTACGCCGCGGTGCCGCCCGGGCTCCTCGCCGCCGGGCTGCCGGGGCTCGGCGAGGAGCACGCCCGCCGGATGCGGGCCTACAACCACATGCTCACCGCCGCCGCGCTCATCGAGGACGAGGGCGAGGGCCGCGTCATCCTCGGGCCCGACCGGCAGCCGTACATGTTCTTCGACCTGAGCGGCCGCGACCTCGAGACCACCCACCGGGGCGTGGCGCTCACGGCCGAGCTGCTCTTCGCGGCCGGCGCGCGGCGCGTGCTCCTGCCCTTCGCCGACCTCCCCGAGCTCTCCGGCCCCGACCAGCTCCGGCGCATCCACGAGCGGCCGCGCGTGGCGGCCGGCATCGAGCTCATGACGGTCCACATCATGGGCACGGCGCGCATGGCGAGCGATCCGCGCCGCGGCGCGACCGACGCGAGCGGCAGGGTGTGGGGGACCGAGGGGCTGGTGGTCGCCGACGCGAGCCTGCTGCCCTCGTCGATCGGCGTGAACCCGCAGGAGACCATCGTCGCGACGGCGCTGCGCAACGCCGACCGGTGGGTGGAGGGGCGACGGGCGGTGGCCGGCTGA